A stretch of the Metopolophium dirhodum isolate CAU chromosome 8, ASM1992520v1, whole genome shotgun sequence genome encodes the following:
- the LOC132951226 gene encoding uncharacterized protein LOC132951226 encodes MTAERAKSKIGRWVDETMKGKFDNFVGSRKKSSSSNTATKINNDIPIVPDADENIDADLLYSVKPAELHSRTTESIYEEETTRPPINLADIDLGLLFSNMTRKHHLEDVDADERDVGRMIQRHLKLLNIGTVGEDEHRHST; translated from the exons atgacc GCTGAACGAGCAAAGTCAAAAATTGGTCGTTGGGTCGATGAAACTATGAA AGGAAAATTCGATAACTTTGTTGGTTCGCGAAAGAAATCATCAAGCTCCAACACtgctacaaaaataaacaatg ATATACCTATAGTGCCGGATGCAGATGAAAATATTGACGCGGACTTGTTATATTCCGTAAAACCCGCCGAGCTGCATTCGAGAAC GACGGAATCCATTTATGAAGAGGAAACGACAAGACCTCCGATTAATTTGGCCGACATCGATCTTGGACTATTATTCAGCAACATGACGCGGAAACATCACTTGGAAGAC GTGGACGCGGATGAACGAGACGTAGGGAGAATGATACAGCGGCACCTCAAGCTGTTGAACATTGGGACTGTGGGTGAAGACGAACATCGACATTCGACATAA